In the Phaeobacter gallaeciensis genome, one interval contains:
- a CDS encoding LysR family transcriptional regulator, whose amino-acid sequence MDKTTLSDWSLIQSFLAVAETGSLSAAAAQLGRSQPTMGRHIQTLEEQLGQRLFNRHPRGLHLSPEGEALLPMAQDIHARMHAIGLTAAGQSQDLKGTVRITASIFASHYILPQILADIRAALPQIELELVPSDASENLVFRAADIAVRMYRPTQLDIVTRHITDLPLGAFAAKRYLDRRGRPTDLESLWAHDLIGYDDDDLILRTMRAMGIHADRHHFAVRCDNQSAYWQLLRAGCGIGFSQCGVAHLDPEVEELDLDIHIPPLPVWLAAHASMRQTPRIRRVWDMLATGLEKAAKRPPAP is encoded by the coding sequence ATGGACAAAACGACACTCAGCGACTGGTCCCTGATCCAGAGCTTCCTTGCCGTGGCCGAAACCGGCTCGCTCTCGGCGGCGGCCGCGCAGCTGGGGCGCAGCCAGCCCACCATGGGCCGCCATATTCAGACCCTCGAAGAGCAGCTTGGGCAGCGGCTGTTCAACCGCCATCCGCGCGGCCTACACCTAAGCCCGGAAGGCGAAGCATTGCTGCCAATGGCGCAGGACATTCACGCCCGCATGCACGCGATTGGCCTGACTGCGGCGGGCCAATCGCAGGATCTGAAGGGCACCGTGCGCATCACCGCCAGCATCTTTGCCTCACATTACATCTTGCCGCAGATCCTTGCCGATATCCGCGCTGCGCTGCCGCAGATCGAACTGGAACTGGTGCCCAGCGATGCCTCGGAAAACCTGGTGTTCCGCGCTGCCGATATCGCCGTGCGGATGTACCGCCCGACCCAGCTTGATATTGTGACCCGCCACATCACGGACCTGCCGCTCGGGGCCTTTGCCGCCAAACGGTATCTGGACCGCCGCGGACGGCCAACAGATCTGGAAAGCCTCTGGGCCCATGATCTGATCGGCTATGACGATGACGATCTGATCCTGCGCACCATGCGGGCAATGGGCATCCACGCGGACAGGCATCACTTTGCTGTCCGCTGTGACAACCAATCCGCCTACTGGCAGCTCTTACGGGCGGGCTGCGGGATCGGGTTTTCGCAATGCGGTGTCGCCCATCTGGACCCCGAGGTAGAAGAGCTGGATCTGGACATTCACATACCTCCCCTGCCGGTCTGGCTGGCGGCCCATGCCAGCATGCGGCAGACCCCACGGATCAGGCGGGTCTGGGATATGCTGGCCACCGGGCTGGAAAAGGCTGCAAAGCGGCCTCCAGCCCCTTAA
- the leuB gene encoding 3-isopropylmalate dehydrogenase, which produces MSNPSILILPGDGIGPEVMGEVRKVIGWYGDKRDIQFDVSEDLVGGAAYDKHGTPLHDDTMAKAQEVDAVLLGAVGGPKYDVLDFSVKPERGLLRLRKEMDLYANLRPAQCFDALADFSSLKKDVVAGLDIMIVRELTSGIYFGEPRGIIEEGNERVGINTQRYTESEIDRVARSAFELAMKRDKKLCSMEKANVMESGILWREVVTEVGKEYPEVELSHMYADAGAMQLCRWPKQFDVIVTDNLFGDLLSDAAAMLTGSLGMLPSASLGKPMANGRPKALYEPVHGSAPDIAGQGKANPIACILSFAMALRYSFDMGEEADRLEAAVEKVLADGVRTADLLGEEGVTPVSTSEMGDAIVAALDASL; this is translated from the coding sequence ATGTCCAACCCATCGATTCTGATTCTGCCCGGAGACGGCATCGGCCCCGAGGTCATGGGCGAGGTCCGCAAGGTCATCGGCTGGTACGGTGACAAGCGCGACATTCAGTTCGATGTGAGCGAGGATCTGGTCGGCGGTGCCGCCTATGACAAGCACGGCACCCCGCTGCATGACGACACCATGGCCAAGGCACAGGAAGTCGACGCCGTCCTGCTGGGCGCGGTGGGCGGCCCGAAATACGACGTGCTGGATTTCTCGGTCAAACCGGAACGCGGCCTCTTGCGCCTGCGCAAGGAGATGGACCTTTACGCCAACCTGCGCCCTGCGCAGTGCTTTGACGCGCTGGCGGATTTCTCGTCCCTGAAAAAGGACGTCGTCGCGGGCCTCGACATCATGATCGTGCGCGAACTGACCTCTGGCATCTACTTTGGTGAGCCGCGCGGCATCATCGAGGAAGGCAACGAGCGCGTCGGTATCAACACCCAGCGCTACACCGAAAGCGAGATCGACCGCGTCGCACGCTCCGCCTTCGAACTGGCGATGAAACGCGACAAGAAGCTCTGCTCGATGGAAAAGGCCAACGTCATGGAATCCGGCATTCTGTGGCGCGAAGTGGTGACCGAGGTTGGCAAGGAATACCCCGAGGTCGAGCTCAGCCACATGTACGCCGACGCCGGCGCCATGCAGCTGTGCCGCTGGCCCAAGCAGTTCGACGTGATCGTCACCGACAACCTGTTTGGCGACCTTCTGTCCGACGCCGCGGCGATGCTGACCGGCTCTTTGGGCATGCTGCCCTCGGCCAGCCTCGGCAAACCGATGGCCAACGGTCGTCCCAAGGCGCTCTATGAGCCGGTGCACGGCTCTGCCCCCGACATCGCCGGTCAGGGCAAGGCGAACCCGATTGCCTGTATCCTCAGCTTTGCCATGGCGCTGCGCTATTCTTTCGACATGGGCGAAGAGGCTGATCGGCTCGAAGCCGCTGTCGAAAAGGTTCTGGCCGATGGTGTGCGCACCGCAGACCTTCTGGGCGAAGAAGGCGTCACGCCGGTCTCGACCAGCGAAATGGGCGACGCCATCGTCGCAGCGCTCGACGCCAGCCTCTAA
- a CDS encoding Na/Pi cotransporter family protein, with the protein MSADYLTVLGGIGMFLVGMKIMTAALRDAAGSNLRDILTRFTTTPLRGVMTGTLSTAVIQSSSATTVMTVGFVGAGLLTMPQALGVIYGANIGTTATGWLVSLLGFKLKLGSVAMAGLLFAGLADLLGRGAVARAGRMVSGLCLLLIGLDLMQVGMAGASELVTPQMLPGNTFLGLVLLVGLGAGLTIVMQSSSAAMALALVMVQGGALPLEQALAIVIGMNVGTTFTAILASVGGSRPMRQTALANLFFNVATSVVAFAALLSGAAWLPVLEQATGAVTTVLIFHMGFNIVGTAMFLPITQQFAAMVARLVPDHPAAPLIDLDRALLQDPGLSLVAGEAATATISQRLNAALAAALRDPPDYRPLSALQSAQEALQELSEFLADIRLSEGREDQERAYAALLHQTDHLMRLMARSGQKGRAATLSEDPMLRRPAQAMGLALAQLAEGRAEEEKTVARLGRLYDLIELRTKRHRRALLLGEHAGIYSLSDVFSHTDAMRWMQRCLHHAERIAYYGGVARGALAAAKDPAAAENSDAP; encoded by the coding sequence ATGTCAGCAGACTATCTCACGGTGCTTGGCGGCATCGGTATGTTCCTTGTGGGAATGAAGATCATGACGGCGGCGCTGCGGGACGCGGCCGGTTCAAATTTGCGGGACATCCTGACCCGGTTCACCACAACGCCGCTGCGCGGGGTCATGACCGGGACGCTGTCGACAGCGGTGATTCAATCCTCCAGCGCGACCACTGTCATGACGGTTGGGTTTGTCGGGGCGGGGTTGTTGACCATGCCGCAGGCGCTGGGGGTGATCTATGGCGCCAATATCGGCACCACGGCCACCGGCTGGCTGGTCTCCCTGCTGGGGTTCAAGCTGAAGCTGGGCAGCGTGGCGATGGCCGGTCTTCTGTTTGCAGGTCTGGCGGATTTGCTGGGGCGCGGCGCGGTGGCGCGGGCCGGGCGGATGGTGTCGGGCCTGTGCCTGCTGTTGATCGGGCTTGATCTGATGCAGGTGGGCATGGCCGGTGCATCTGAGCTGGTGACGCCGCAGATGCTGCCGGGGAATACGTTCTTGGGGCTGGTATTGCTGGTGGGGCTGGGCGCCGGGTTGACCATCGTGATGCAGTCATCCTCGGCGGCAATGGCGCTGGCACTGGTGATGGTTCAGGGCGGTGCCCTGCCGCTGGAGCAGGCGCTGGCCATCGTGATCGGGATGAATGTCGGCACCACGTTCACCGCAATTCTCGCCTCGGTCGGCGGTTCGCGCCCGATGCGGCAGACGGCGCTGGCCAATCTGTTCTTCAACGTGGCGACCTCGGTCGTGGCCTTTGCCGCGCTTCTGTCCGGCGCAGCGTGGCTGCCGGTGCTGGAACAGGCAACCGGGGCGGTGACGACAGTCCTGATCTTTCACATGGGCTTCAACATCGTCGGGACCGCGATGTTCCTGCCGATAACTCAGCAATTTGCCGCCATGGTCGCGCGGCTGGTGCCGGACCATCCCGCTGCGCCGCTGATCGATCTGGATCGGGCCCTTTTGCAGGATCCAGGGCTTTCCCTTGTCGCAGGGGAGGCCGCCACGGCCACCATATCCCAGCGTCTGAATGCTGCCCTGGCCGCAGCGCTGCGCGATCCGCCGGATTACCGGCCCCTGTCGGCGCTGCAATCCGCGCAGGAGGCTTTGCAGGAATTGTCGGAATTTCTGGCGGATATCCGTCTGTCCGAAGGGCGCGAAGATCAGGAGCGTGCCTATGCGGCGCTGCTGCATCAGACCGACCACCTGATGCGCCTTATGGCGCGGAGCGGGCAGAAAGGGCGGGCAGCGACCCTGTCAGAGGATCCGATGCTGCGACGTCCGGCGCAGGCCATGGGGCTTGCCTTGGCGCAGCTTGCTGAAGGGCGCGCAGAGGAGGAGAAGACGGTGGCCCGCCTGGGGCGGCTGTATGACCTGATCGAGCTGCGCACCAAACGCCACCGGCGCGCGCTGCTGCTGGGAGAGCACGCTGGTATCTACAGTCTGTCGGATGTGTTTTCCCATACCGATGCGATGCGCTGGATGCAGCGCTGCCTGCATCATGCCGAACGGATCGCGTATTACGGCGGGGTTGCGCGCGGGGCGCTGGCTGCGGCGAAAGATCCCGCCGCAGCCGAAAACAGCGACGCGCCTTAG
- a CDS encoding TRAP transporter large permease, with protein sequence MITFLALLCLLALFMVFRMPIAFAMGLVGFIGLALQLGWRPAFAVLERIFFDSSSSFILVAIPLFILMAELLTSGDVTRRAIHACQCWIGHVKGGLAMATVASSVLLAALVGSSTASTAAMAASAFPEMRNHNYADRLAAAVVSVGGTLAVVVPPSIVLVVYGVLTETSIGQLFIAGIVPGLLTASGLALVIKIIATRTDQAPKGDPFQLGKAVKASRHVIPMGLLMVGVIGAIYGGVASPSEAAALGVMGSLIIVLVQRSITFVGLSTSVSAAIRATVMIVAIVTCSAIFANYLAFTRITHALLEFASTTDLPRAAILAFMVLILLVMGMFMDQLAILSLAMPLAFPTAMALGYDPVWFGIVVTKTVEIGLLTPPLGLNAYVASAQTGVALGTIFRGIVPFLLMELVVLVVLLCFPEITLWLPSLMLG encoded by the coding sequence ATGATCACTTTCCTCGCCCTTCTTTGCCTGCTGGCCCTATTCATGGTGTTCCGGATGCCGATCGCATTCGCCATGGGGTTGGTTGGCTTCATCGGACTTGCCTTGCAATTGGGATGGCGCCCTGCATTCGCTGTGCTGGAACGCATCTTCTTTGACAGTTCGTCCTCGTTCATTCTGGTGGCGATCCCGCTGTTCATCCTCATGGCAGAGCTTTTGACCTCGGGCGATGTGACGCGCCGCGCGATCCATGCCTGCCAGTGCTGGATCGGCCATGTCAAAGGCGGCCTTGCGATGGCAACCGTGGCCTCCTCCGTCCTGCTGGCGGCGTTGGTGGGCAGTTCGACCGCATCAACTGCGGCAATGGCCGCATCGGCCTTTCCAGAGATGCGTAACCATAACTACGCCGACCGTCTGGCGGCGGCCGTGGTCAGTGTGGGGGGCACGCTTGCCGTGGTGGTGCCGCCGTCCATCGTGCTGGTTGTCTATGGCGTCCTCACGGAAACCTCGATCGGGCAGCTGTTCATTGCCGGCATCGTGCCGGGATTGCTGACGGCATCGGGTCTGGCCCTGGTGATCAAGATCATCGCGACACGTACGGATCAGGCGCCCAAAGGGGATCCGTTCCAGCTGGGCAAGGCGGTCAAGGCCAGCCGTCACGTGATCCCAATGGGGTTGCTCATGGTGGGGGTCATCGGTGCCATTTACGGCGGTGTCGCCTCTCCGTCCGAGGCTGCGGCGCTTGGCGTGATGGGATCGCTCATCATTGTTCTTGTGCAGCGCAGCATAACCTTTGTCGGCCTGAGCACATCTGTGTCCGCGGCCATCCGGGCGACCGTCATGATCGTTGCCATCGTCACCTGTTCGGCGATCTTCGCGAACTATCTGGCCTTCACGCGGATCACCCATGCGCTTTTGGAATTCGCATCGACCACGGATCTGCCGCGTGCAGCGATTCTGGCCTTCATGGTACTGATTCTGCTGGTTATGGGCATGTTTATGGACCAGCTGGCGATCCTGTCCCTTGCAATGCCACTGGCGTTTCCGACCGCGATGGCGCTGGGCTATGATCCCGTCTGGTTCGGGATCGTGGTGACAAAGACGGTCGAGATCGGGCTACTGACGCCACCGCTTGGCCTGAACGCCTATGTTGCCTCGGCCCAAACTGGGGTTGCGCTGGGCACTATTTTCCGGGGCATCGTGCCGTTCCTTCTGATGGAACTCGTGGTGCTGGTGGTACTGCTGTGCTTTCCGGAGATCACGCTCTGGCTGCCATCTCTGATGCTTGGCTGA
- the dctP gene encoding TRAP transporter substrate-binding protein DctP has protein sequence MKTLKKITAVSAIIALGMTATAGIAETLRLGDFQSTSHIVSIEGTTRWMAAVEEATGGAVSFQHFPSQQAAKSKAQLDAVNNGILDAALLGTLYHAESLPLNSVVGLPGFYSSAQQGTKALQAMLKEGPLREELLAAGVTPIFGFVLPPYQVLAKKRLGLAEDWKALDIRTSGSTQAMTARSMGAVGISIPGPEVYTAVERGRLDAVLFPLASVPGYKLNEVVSHISTNGSFGGYSFVMVVRSDLFKDLPEDVQAKMLELGAETAMHVAKAQDDSVEGLVTQWKDEGIDTYTFSDAELASLTDSMKLVGQDWLERINADGAEAVLENYRALTSK, from the coding sequence ATGAAGACCTTGAAGAAGATCACTGCGGTTTCCGCGATCATCGCTCTGGGCATGACCGCAACAGCCGGTATCGCCGAGACGCTGCGCCTTGGGGATTTCCAGTCGACCAGCCATATCGTGTCGATCGAGGGCACCACGCGCTGGATGGCAGCGGTGGAAGAGGCCACCGGAGGTGCGGTCTCGTTCCAGCATTTCCCGTCGCAGCAGGCGGCAAAATCCAAGGCACAGCTGGATGCCGTGAACAATGGCATTCTCGACGCGGCGCTTCTGGGCACGCTTTATCACGCGGAATCCCTGCCGCTGAATTCGGTGGTCGGCTTGCCGGGGTTCTACAGCTCGGCCCAGCAGGGTACCAAGGCGCTTCAGGCGATGCTGAAGGAGGGACCGCTGCGCGAGGAACTGCTGGCGGCAGGTGTCACGCCGATCTTCGGTTTCGTGCTGCCCCCCTATCAGGTGCTTGCCAAGAAACGGCTTGGTCTGGCGGAAGACTGGAAGGCGCTGGATATCCGGACGTCTGGCTCGACACAGGCGATGACGGCCCGCTCCATGGGTGCAGTGGGTATCTCGATCCCGGGGCCAGAGGTCTACACGGCGGTAGAACGCGGACGGCTTGATGCGGTTCTGTTCCCGCTGGCATCGGTGCCGGGCTACAAGCTCAACGAAGTGGTGAGTCATATTTCCACCAACGGATCCTTCGGCGGCTATAGCTTTGTAATGGTCGTACGCAGTGACCTGTTCAAAGACCTTCCCGAGGACGTGCAGGCCAAGATGCTGGAGCTGGGCGCAGAGACGGCCATGCATGTGGCAAAGGCGCAGGATGACTCGGTCGAAGGTCTTGTCACTCAGTGGAAGGACGAAGGAATCGACACCTACACCTTCTCTGACGCGGAACTGGCAAGCCTCACCGACAGCATGAAACTTGTTGGCCAGGACTGGCTGGAGCGTATCAATGCGGATGGCGCAGAGGCGGTTCTCGAAAACTATCGTGCCCTGACTTCGAAGTAA
- a CDS encoding TRAP transporter small permease produces the protein MIERTLRKIEDTLHLAGCLALVAVAVLINADILLRMIANRPVQIQFELTELYLMPALATLSLSRVFRDGGHLALDFGPETLPGLWGTLLAKARLLLPAAFFAAITFMSAKFAWGAFAHHEVEYGVIDWPLGWAYAVAPLGCSVLVLRLIHDVFRPAEPDLTR, from the coding sequence ATGATCGAACGCACGCTGAGAAAAATCGAGGACACCCTGCATCTTGCCGGGTGCCTCGCCCTGGTTGCCGTGGCGGTCCTGATCAACGCAGATATCCTGCTGCGCATGATCGCGAACCGCCCGGTCCAGATCCAGTTCGAACTGACCGAGCTCTACCTGATGCCTGCCTTGGCGACGCTGTCGCTGTCGCGGGTGTTCCGGGACGGTGGTCATCTCGCCCTGGATTTTGGCCCAGAGACCCTCCCCGGTCTTTGGGGAACGCTGCTAGCAAAGGCGCGTTTGCTTCTGCCTGCCGCCTTCTTTGCCGCGATCACCTTCATGTCTGCGAAATTTGCCTGGGGTGCCTTTGCGCATCACGAGGTCGAGTATGGCGTGATCGACTGGCCGCTCGGGTGGGCCTATGCCGTCGCACCTCTTGGGTGCAGTGTGCTGGTCCTGCGGCTGATCCATGATGTGTTCCGTCCTGCGGAGCCAGATCTCACCCGATAA
- a CDS encoding FAS1-like dehydratase domain-containing protein: protein MNEMTRKFPKITEEGLDDLRERVGVKIEKTVEPWCYEATRDNIRHYAHGIGDDNPLWCDPDYAKTTKYGDVIALPSFLFATNRIISGYVGGLPGVHAMWSGANWNWHKTITRNMEFRTEAYLKDLVEHDTRFAGKAVQQIYHVDFYDTATGDLVADADSWCFRTDRDQARENGTKYTEAKEKGRRVWTEAELQEYYKYYEQEEIRGAETRYWDDVAEGTELPTMVKGPMTATGFIAYAQGWGGLYIRANKLAWQLQQKHPSAGPKNRYGIPDCPERVHWEEEFALEVGAPGAYDYGPERTSWLTHQITNWMGDDGFLRQAKCQVRRHNPEGDIILIHGTVIRKYEEDGRYLLEIQQRAEQQDGEMSAMGSAIVELPKR from the coding sequence ATGAATGAAATGACCCGGAAATTTCCGAAGATCACCGAGGAAGGCCTTGACGATCTGCGCGAACGCGTTGGCGTAAAGATCGAAAAAACGGTCGAGCCCTGGTGCTATGAAGCGACCCGAGACAACATTCGCCACTACGCCCATGGCATTGGTGACGACAACCCGCTGTGGTGTGATCCGGACTATGCCAAGACCACCAAGTATGGCGATGTGATCGCGCTGCCTTCGTTCCTGTTCGCGACGAACCGGATCATCTCGGGCTATGTGGGTGGGCTGCCGGGCGTGCACGCGATGTGGTCGGGGGCCAACTGGAACTGGCACAAGACCATCACTCGCAACATGGAATTCCGCACCGAGGCCTACCTCAAGGATCTGGTCGAACACGACACCCGTTTCGCAGGGAAAGCCGTCCAGCAGATCTATCACGTCGATTTCTATGACACTGCGACGGGCGATCTTGTGGCGGATGCTGACAGCTGGTGCTTCCGCACCGACCGTGATCAGGCGCGCGAGAATGGCACCAAGTATACGGAAGCCAAGGAGAAGGGCCGCCGTGTCTGGACCGAGGCCGAACTGCAAGAATACTACAAGTATTACGAGCAGGAAGAAATCCGCGGCGCCGAGACCCGTTATTGGGATGACGTTGCCGAAGGCACCGAGCTGCCGACCATGGTCAAGGGGCCGATGACGGCCACTGGCTTCATCGCCTATGCGCAGGGTTGGGGCGGTCTTTACATCCGGGCCAACAAGCTGGCCTGGCAGCTGCAGCAGAAACACCCAAGCGCTGGTCCGAAGAACCGCTACGGCATTCCCGATTGCCCCGAACGGGTTCACTGGGAAGAGGAATTCGCGCTCGAAGTTGGTGCGCCCGGCGCCTATGACTATGGTCCCGAGCGGACGTCCTGGCTGACACATCAGATCACCAACTGGATGGGCGATGATGGGTTCCTGCGGCAGGCGAAATGCCAGGTGCGTCGGCACAACCCCGAAGGCGACATCATCCTGATCCACGGCACCGTCATTCGCAAGTATGAGGAAGATGGTCGCTATCTGCTTGAAATCCAGCAACGTGCAGAACAGCAGGATGGCGAAATGTCCGCCATGGGCTCTGCAATCGTCGAGCTGCCCAAGCGTTAA
- a CDS encoding acyl-CoA synthetase — MQRLTDFTSYADALTHYSKDALWALFDGDRDNFNIAHECVDRHAAGDRTALRIAHASGQDEIISFAELASRSSQVAHYLVSQGVQKGDRIAVMIEPSLPFYCVMFGAMKAGAVAVPMFTLFGPDGIRLRVEDCAPKILFTNAEKGPEAVEGGAERVVVADAEFLDGLDGFPGEFDCSTAGNDLAVLQYTSGTTRLLPAAVKHNHRSIVTLMVAALYATGIRPGDRFFCPSSPAWGHGFWHGTLAPLALGVSTGTFSGKFDAVRLLQALHDFEISNLTAAATHYRMMRNSGRAEDFTYHFDKLSFTGEPIDSETAAYVERVFGTKVRSMYGTTEIGVIIANYPGANDLEVRDGAMGKAVPGVEVQVQRDDGSPCDPGETGELMVKKAGTWFPTKDLGRVDEDGYFYHGGRADDVIISAGWTIGAVEVEDALLSHPAVAECGVIGAPDELRGQVVKAYIILKTAETAGLKEDIQEHVRSKLARHEYPRQIEFVTELPKTPAGKVNRKILRDQQARQLETAG; from the coding sequence ATGCAACGCCTGACGGATTTCACATCCTACGCTGACGCGCTGACGCACTATTCGAAGGATGCGCTCTGGGCGCTCTTCGACGGGGATCGCGACAACTTCAACATTGCGCATGAATGCGTGGACCGCCACGCAGCGGGGGATCGCACGGCGCTGCGAATTGCGCATGCCTCGGGACAGGATGAGATCATTTCCTTTGCGGAACTGGCCAGCCGGTCCTCCCAGGTTGCGCATTATCTGGTGTCGCAGGGCGTCCAGAAAGGTGACCGTATCGCGGTCATGATCGAGCCGTCGCTGCCCTTCTACTGCGTCATGTTCGGCGCGATGAAGGCAGGTGCCGTGGCGGTTCCGATGTTCACCCTTTTTGGGCCTGACGGGATCCGCCTGCGGGTCGAGGATTGCGCGCCGAAGATCCTGTTCACCAACGCAGAGAAGGGGCCGGAAGCCGTCGAAGGTGGCGCCGAACGGGTTGTTGTCGCAGATGCAGAGTTCCTTGATGGATTGGATGGATTTCCCGGCGAATTCGACTGCTCGACCGCGGGTAACGACCTTGCCGTCCTGCAATACACATCCGGGACCACCCGCCTGCTGCCTGCGGCGGTGAAGCACAACCACCGTTCCATCGTGACGCTGATGGTTGCGGCGCTTTATGCAACGGGCATCCGCCCGGGCGATCGGTTCTTCTGTCCGTCCTCACCAGCCTGGGGGCACGGGTTTTGGCACGGTACGCTGGCACCGCTGGCCCTTGGCGTGTCGACCGGCACGTTCTCGGGCAAGTTTGACGCGGTACGCCTGTTGCAGGCCCTGCACGATTTCGAGATCAGCAACCTTACGGCTGCGGCGACCCATTACCGGATGATGCGCAACTCCGGCCGGGCAGAGGATTTCACCTATCATTTCGACAAGCTCTCCTTCACGGGTGAGCCGATCGACAGCGAAACCGCCGCCTATGTGGAACGTGTCTTCGGCACCAAGGTCCGCTCGATGTATGGCACCACCGAGATCGGTGTCATCATTGCCAATTATCCGGGTGCGAATGATCTGGAGGTGCGGGACGGTGCCATGGGCAAGGCCGTTCCCGGCGTCGAGGTGCAGGTCCAGCGCGACGATGGTTCGCCATGTGACCCCGGCGAGACCGGTGAGCTCATGGTCAAAAAGGCAGGCACATGGTTCCCGACCAAGGATCTGGGGCGGGTCGATGAGGATGGTTATTTCTACCACGGCGGCCGGGCGGACGATGTCATCATTTCCGCAGGCTGGACCATCGGCGCGGTTGAGGTCGAGGACGCGTTGCTGAGCCATCCCGCCGTTGCCGAATGTGGTGTGATCGGCGCCCCGGATGAACTGCGCGGTCAGGTCGTCAAGGCCTACATTATCCTGAAAACAGCGGAGACTGCCGGGCTCAAGGAAGACATACAGGAGCATGTCCGCTCCAAGCTCGCGCGGCACGAATACCCCCGCCAGATCGAATTTGTCACCGAACTGCCAAAAACCCCGGCAGGCAAGGTGAACCGAAAAATCCTGAGAGATCAACAAGCCAGACAACTGGAAACCGCGGGCTGA
- a CDS encoding IclR family transcriptional regulator codes for MAAKSAETTTKRQVPAVTRAIAILRFLARSDEPVGVNPIARELELVPSTCLHILRVLQDEGLVDFDSNTKRYSIGIGILPLARSALQKNTFSVLVQPLLSGLSEKFGVTSIATQVAEPSQMVVIALSQSTLPFRLQVDLGSRFPILISATGRLFAAFNVTDPEELRSGFDKLVWDHPPSFEDWLTEVEATRARGYAVDRGTYISGVTVVAAPVFNAAGQMIRSLVAIGISERMDDKQVASLAKSLLKLRDKIEAMQIETRS; via the coding sequence ATGGCCGCAAAATCAGCAGAGACCACGACCAAGAGACAGGTGCCCGCCGTCACGCGAGCCATTGCTATTCTTAGGTTTTTGGCGCGTTCGGACGAACCGGTGGGCGTCAATCCGATCGCCCGCGAGCTCGAACTTGTGCCCAGCACCTGCCTGCACATTCTGCGGGTGCTTCAGGATGAGGGACTCGTCGATTTTGATTCGAACACCAAACGCTACTCGATCGGAATCGGCATCCTTCCCCTGGCCCGTTCAGCCCTTCAGAAGAACACCTTCTCGGTCCTGGTGCAGCCGCTGCTTTCTGGCCTATCCGAGAAATTCGGGGTGACCTCCATCGCGACACAGGTGGCCGAACCGTCCCAGATGGTGGTCATCGCACTGTCGCAATCGACCCTGCCCTTCCGACTTCAGGTCGACCTTGGCAGCCGCTTCCCCATCCTGATCAGCGCCACCGGCCGCCTGTTTGCCGCATTCAACGTCACCGACCCCGAAGAGCTGCGCAGCGGTTTTGACAAACTGGTCTGGGATCACCCGCCCAGCTTTGAAGACTGGCTAACCGAAGTCGAGGCGACCCGCGCGCGCGGTTATGCGGTGGACAGGGGAACCTACATCTCGGGCGTGACGGTTGTCGCGGCGCCGGTGTTCAACGCCGCCGGGCAGATGATCCGCTCGCTTGTCGCCATCGGTATTTCAGAGCGGATGGATGACAAACAAGTCGCTTCGCTGGCGAAATCCCTGCTGAAGCTGCGCGACAAAATCGAAGCCATGCAAATCGAAACGAGGAGCTAG
- a CDS encoding PaaI family thioesterase: MTQLTEQTGWKELKAGPFMDGIGPILKTRALDGSNIYGLRTDASHCNAIGSVHGGVVTGVLDQAIAIEAWNAANRQPTVTLQMDTRFVTAARAGDLLEASATLRHATRSMLFVDADLYAGDRLIATATAVMKIIAKKDTP, encoded by the coding sequence GTGACCCAACTCACCGAACAAACAGGCTGGAAAGAGCTGAAGGCCGGTCCCTTCATGGATGGGATCGGCCCCATCCTGAAGACCAGGGCGCTGGATGGCAGCAATATCTATGGGCTGCGCACCGATGCCTCCCATTGCAACGCCATCGGTTCGGTGCATGGCGGCGTGGTCACCGGGGTGCTGGATCAAGCCATCGCCATCGAGGCCTGGAATGCGGCCAATCGGCAACCGACTGTCACCCTCCAAATGGATACGCGCTTTGTCACCGCTGCGCGCGCCGGTGACCTGCTGGAAGCCAGCGCAACCCTGCGCCACGCGACGCGCTCCATGCTGTTCGTGGACGCGGATCTGTACGCAGGGGATCGCCTGATCGCCACGGCAACAGCCGTCATGAAAATAATCGCAAAGAAGGACACACCATGA